In a single window of the Helicobacter felis ATCC 49179 genome:
- a CDS encoding TonB family protein translates to MSNRALALDRELINRRSTRNFYISLLISCLLHLLIWLLVDYGHKLFQKPKLVKLNPSNLLVLKRGRSLDPTKHTQGALKPSRAAPLTNPNSSPERRVVRRERHRSRPHHHRERHQIERPRPEPVERHVERPRPEPKPIPTPHHQEVAQDGHKALKKVEQAPHKPNPPAPAPQVPKPEPKPAPHTPAPVASKPKHRPLSTAKPAQDDFNPNNLSFLPSEQTPPPVPQQNARATRSYEHDKGLDSQTRKDIDDLYGEEFGDLGTAEKDFIKSNLSEIGRITQKYLEYPSAAGYLGQDGIDAVEFYLHPNGDITGLKIIMPSGYKLLDDNTIKTITIAYKDYPRPTTTTLIRIRVRYFIYR, encoded by the coding sequence GTGTCTAATCGTGCTTTAGCCTTGGATAGGGAGTTAATCAACCGGCGTTCCACGCGTAATTTTTATATTTCCCTACTTATTTCTTGTCTCTTACACCTTTTAATTTGGTTGTTGGTTGATTATGGGCACAAGCTTTTTCAAAAACCCAAACTTGTGAAGCTCAATCCGAGCAATCTCTTAGTGCTCAAAAGAGGGCGATCGCTAGACCCCACCAAACACACACAAGGCGCGCTCAAACCCTCAAGAGCAGCCCCCCTTACAAACCCCAACTCTAGTCCAGAAAGGCGCGTTGTGCGCAGGGAACGGCATAGATCAAGACCACATCACCATAGAGAGAGGCATCAGATTGAGCGGCCTCGCCCTGAACCTGTGGAAAGGCATGTGGAACGCCCACGCCCTGAACCCAAACCAATACCAACCCCACACCACCAAGAAGTCGCACAAGATGGTCATAAAGCCCTTAAAAAAGTCGAACAAGCTCCTCATAAACCAAACCCTCCTGCTCCAGCCCCCCAAGTTCCTAAACCCGAACCCAAACCCGCTCCCCACACTCCAGCACCTGTAGCCTCTAAACCAAAACATAGACCCCTCTCCACTGCCAAACCCGCCCAAGATGATTTTAACCCCAACAATCTTTCTTTCTTGCCCTCTGAGCAAACTCCGCCCCCAGTGCCACAACAAAATGCCCGCGCTACGCGTAGCTATGAACATGATAAAGGTTTAGATAGCCAAACGCGTAAAGATATTGATGATCTCTACGGGGAGGAATTTGGAGATTTAGGCACAGCGGAAAAAGATTTCATTAAAAGCAATTTGAGCGAAATTGGGCGCATTACCCAAAAATACCTTGAGTATCCCAGTGCGGCCGGGTATCTAGGACAAGATGGTATCGATGCGGTGGAGTTTTACCTCCACCCCAATGGCGACATCACCGGTTTAAAGATCATCATGCCCTCCGGGTATAAACTTTTGGATGACAACACCATTAAGACCATCACCATTGCCTATAAAGATTACCCGCGCCCCACCACCACCACCCTAATTCGTATCCGCGTGCGCTACTTTATCTACAGATGA
- the pyrC gene encoding dihydroorotase, producing MITLHNPLDMHLHLREGDLLKQVLPFSAKCFSGAVVMPNLTTPITNTTLALEYAQEIQGLSHNFTPFVALYLQESLSENELKKAHAHGLFLLKLYPKNATTNSSSGVANILSPSMLKILSIAEELGFILCVHAESGGFVLEREVEFHPILHTLAKRFPRLTIILEHMSDARSRALLDTYPNLYATLTLQHISYSLDDLVGGALNPHLFCKPLLKTPHDQATLLDLALKAHPKVCFGSDSAPHSIENKHACACAAGVFSAPILLEALTTLFDAHHALDKLQAFISDNALRIYNLPKRVTLPQKSITLSKIPTSAPQIPELLVPHFPLKWRVDA from the coding sequence ATGATCACGCTACACAACCCCCTAGACATGCATTTGCACCTTAGAGAGGGGGATTTGCTCAAACAGGTATTGCCCTTTAGTGCCAAATGCTTTAGCGGTGCTGTGGTGATGCCCAACCTCACAACTCCTATCACAAATACTACCTTAGCCCTAGAATATGCCCAAGAAATTCAAGGTCTAAGCCACAATTTTACCCCCTTTGTTGCCCTCTATTTACAAGAGAGTTTGAGCGAAAACGAATTAAAAAAAGCGCATGCGCATGGTTTATTTTTGCTAAAACTTTACCCCAAAAACGCCACCACAAATTCCTCTAGCGGTGTAGCAAATATCCTAAGCCCCTCGATGTTAAAAATTCTTAGCATCGCTGAGGAATTGGGTTTTATTCTCTGCGTGCACGCCGAGAGTGGCGGGTTTGTGCTAGAGCGCGAAGTGGAGTTTCATCCCATTTTGCACACCTTAGCCAAGCGTTTTCCCAGACTCACCATCATTTTAGAACACATGAGCGATGCGCGCAGTAGAGCACTTTTAGACACATATCCCAATCTTTATGCAACCTTAACTTTGCAACATATCAGCTACAGCCTTGATGATCTTGTAGGGGGCGCGCTCAATCCTCATCTCTTTTGCAAACCTCTTTTAAAAACTCCCCATGACCAAGCCACACTTTTAGACCTCGCTTTAAAGGCGCACCCTAAAGTGTGTTTTGGATCGGATAGCGCGCCCCATTCTATAGAGAATAAACATGCATGCGCTTGTGCGGCAGGGGTTTTTAGCGCCCCCATTTTGCTTGAAGCCCTCACAACCCTCTTTGATGCGCACCATGCCCTAGATAAACTCCAAGCTTTTATTAGCGATAACGCCTTGCGTATCTATAACTTACCCAAGCGTGTAACTTTGCCTCAAAAATCCATCACTCTTAGCAAAATTCCCACTTCCGCCCCACAAATCCCCGAACTCCTCGTGCCTCATTTTCCCCTCAAATGGCGCGTTGATGCGTAG
- a CDS encoding exo-alpha-sialidase: protein MRSAFLALFLICLFALPGFAHPLDLFKKQPIPPPPVQSVHSANLGALPSGHLLVVYFGGSEEGLPDVCIYGNLYDPKTKVWSPAFKLLSPTQLSTLSKSYIETLGNPVLAILDHKVYLFVVGVSLGGWATSRIYTLQADLPSLLTQKPHLHFISTLSLSPLLNISHLVRNAPLPTEDGGFILPIYHELATKFPLLLKFDSKARLQRVIKPNHLTSQLQPTLVPYQQCALMAFRSSKDTHLYTQTCKDLLHWNPPIPSNLHNYDDALALFNANHETYLVYNAPLPNASSSRSSLRLARFAPTSKRSSYFDPLAILDQSLEGEVSYPSVLVLQDTIHLVYTRHRRTIMHLTLNQALLKAL, encoded by the coding sequence ATGCGTAGTGCCTTTCTTGCCCTTTTTTTAATCTGTCTGTTTGCTTTGCCCGGTTTTGCCCACCCACTTGATCTTTTTAAAAAACAGCCCATCCCACCCCCCCCTGTGCAAAGCGTGCATTCTGCAAATTTGGGCGCGCTCCCCAGTGGGCATTTATTGGTGGTGTATTTTGGAGGAAGCGAAGAGGGTCTACCTGATGTGTGTATTTATGGCAATCTTTACGACCCAAAAACCAAAGTTTGGAGTCCAGCCTTTAAACTTCTTTCGCCCACGCAGTTGAGCACGCTTTCAAAATCTTATATCGAAACACTAGGAAACCCAGTTTTGGCTATCCTCGATCATAAAGTCTATCTTTTTGTGGTAGGGGTAAGTCTAGGAGGGTGGGCGACTTCTAGGATTTACACCCTGCAAGCCGATCTCCCTTCTCTTTTAACCCAAAAACCCCATCTGCATTTTATCTCCACCCTCTCTTTAAGCCCCCTGCTCAATATTAGCCATCTTGTGCGCAATGCTCCACTGCCTACAGAGGACGGGGGGTTTATTCTGCCCATCTATCACGAATTAGCCACAAAATTTCCCCTCTTGCTCAAATTTGACTCTAAGGCGCGTTTACAAAGAGTGATCAAGCCCAATCATCTAACCTCCCAACTCCAACCTACTCTAGTCCCCTACCAACAATGCGCACTGATGGCTTTTAGAAGCTCTAAAGACACTCATCTCTACACCCAAACTTGCAAAGACCTATTGCATTGGAATCCTCCCATTCCTAGCAATCTGCACAATTATGACGATGCGCTCGCCCTCTTCAACGCCAATCATGAGACTTACCTTGTTTATAATGCCCCACTCCCTAATGCCTCCTCTAGCCGTAGCTCTTTGCGTCTTGCACGCTTTGCTCCCACTTCTAAGAGATCAAGCTATTTTGATCCCCTTGCTATCTTGGATCAAAGTTTAGAGGGCGAGGTGAGTTATCCTAGCGTGCTTGTCCTGCAAGATACAATTCATCTTGTCTACACCAGGCACAGGCGCACAATCATGCACCTTACCCTCAATCAAGCCTTGCTCAAAGCGCTCTAG
- a CDS encoding CpaF/VirB11 family protein has translation MLATHRVLQAQIEVFKPYLERGISELLSNQEKEIWLYYLDGRRACVHDEVLDKAFLLRFCEQLATYYRLHFDDAHPTLHASLPATRCRVSVSHFSITTNNQIALNIRVPSAQIFPLEAFKMPCGYTHQDLKEMVQSGQNILISGGTASGKTSLLNALLACIPEQTRVVSVEDSQELHLDRFKNAVGLLVSKNEENLSYTDALNMAVRMRPDRLMVGEIDTRNTLLFLRFGNTGHRGMLTTLHANSVEDVLEAIALNLEMGARSSLPFEVVERFFKSAINILIHVHRENNTHAIQTIIKS, from the coding sequence ATGTTAGCCACGCATAGGGTTTTACAAGCCCAAATAGAGGTTTTTAAGCCCTATTTAGAGAGGGGGATTAGCGAATTACTCAGCAATCAAGAAAAAGAAATTTGGCTTTATTATTTAGATGGTAGGCGCGCTTGTGTGCACGATGAGGTCTTAGACAAGGCGTTTTTACTGCGTTTTTGTGAGCAACTTGCCACTTACTACCGCCTGCATTTTGATGACGCGCACCCCACCTTGCACGCCTCCCTGCCCGCTACGCGTTGTCGTGTGAGTGTAAGTCATTTTAGTATCACAACTAACAACCAAATCGCCTTGAATATCCGCGTGCCCAGCGCGCAGATTTTTCCTTTAGAGGCTTTTAAAATGCCTTGTGGATACACCCACCAAGATTTAAAAGAAATGGTGCAAAGCGGGCAGAATATTTTAATTAGCGGGGGGACGGCTAGTGGTAAAACAAGTCTTCTTAACGCGCTTTTGGCGTGTATCCCTGAGCAAACGCGGGTGGTGAGTGTGGAGGATAGTCAAGAGCTCCATTTGGATCGCTTTAAAAATGCAGTGGGTTTGCTAGTGAGCAAGAATGAAGAGAATCTTAGCTACACGGACGCGCTCAATATGGCGGTGCGCATGCGCCCCGATCGCCTCATGGTAGGAGAAATAGACACCCGCAACACGCTTTTATTTTTGCGTTTTGGCAACACAGGGCATAGAGGAATGCTCACAACCTTGCATGCTAATAGTGTTGAGGATGTGCTAGAGGCTATCGCGCTTAACCTTGAGATGGGCGCGCGCTCCTCTCTGCCCTTCGAGGTGGTGGAGAGGTTTTTCAAAAGCGCGATCAATATTCTTATCCATGTGCACAGAGAAAATAACACCCATGCAATCCAAACTATTATCAAATCTTAG
- the kdsB gene encoding 3-deoxy-manno-octulosonate cytidylyltransferase — MILIPARLASTRFPRKLLADTGGLPMVVRTARNAQAVDEVVVACAEQELVNLCTDFGLKAVLTDPNHPSGTDRCAQACQILKLPLHTPVLNLQADEPFLEPEIIALLLDEAQSTEFIHTCIKVISEEEARSNAVVKVVLGKKHALYFSRSIIPCDRDQIGRTLYGHIGIYGFQAATLLEFCALPKSPLEEIEKLEQLRALYHHKPIGTSLVETSSIGIDTPEDLALALKRC; from the coding sequence ATGATTTTAATTCCAGCAAGATTGGCTTCTACGCGTTTTCCAAGAAAATTATTAGCAGATACTGGGGGTTTGCCTATGGTGGTGCGCACGGCGCGCAACGCCCAAGCTGTCGATGAAGTCGTGGTAGCGTGCGCTGAACAAGAGCTTGTAAATTTATGCACAGATTTTGGTCTAAAAGCCGTGCTCACAGACCCTAACCACCCCAGTGGCACAGATCGTTGTGCCCAAGCCTGCCAAATCCTTAAACTACCTCTACACACTCCCGTGCTTAATCTCCAAGCCGATGAGCCTTTTTTAGAACCTGAAATCATCGCCCTCTTGCTTGATGAGGCGCAAAGCACGGAATTTATACACACCTGTATTAAAGTGATCTCTGAGGAAGAAGCGCGCTCTAATGCGGTGGTAAAGGTGGTGCTTGGGAAAAAACACGCGCTCTATTTTTCTCGCTCTATTATCCCTTGTGATCGCGATCAAATAGGGCGGACTCTTTATGGACATATTGGTATTTATGGTTTTCAGGCCGCTACCTTGCTAGAGTTTTGCGCCCTGCCTAAAAGCCCCCTAGAGGAGATCGAAAAACTAGAACAATTACGCGCACTCTACCACCATAAGCCCATTGGGACAAGTTTAGTAGAGACCTCTAGCATCGGCATAGACACCCCAGAGGATTTAGCCCTAGCTTTAAAGCGATGTTAG
- a CDS encoding SAM-dependent methyltransferase, which translates to MSRPFSDLMHAWLYGDGGYYKKARIGTQGDFYTSVSASKFFGGTLAFYLLGLLEKGLLTLPLSVVEMGAHGGELLGDVLSFLRALSQGVLEQVEFVSVEPLEELRTLQQKRLAQMGSNLRCVASPLDLNIPPTQSVFIYNNELWDSFPCELVRPGAQLFVDAHFKPFWHEASYTQEGCMPHWEACISALLNALEKTKAWVLVSFDYGQYGARDAIDLRGYFQHRVFDFEEILSNLNELYQKIDLTYDVDFQRLESLINQQGAHTLFYGTQSLALVRMGLPQLLELFGAHMPFSTYQKEAFKARALLDPSALGERFKALISASFTTT; encoded by the coding sequence ATGTCCCGCCCTTTTAGCGATTTGATGCATGCATGGCTTTATGGAGATGGAGGTTACTACAAAAAAGCGCGCATTGGCACTCAAGGAGATTTTTACACCTCTGTGAGCGCGAGTAAGTTTTTTGGGGGCACTCTAGCTTTTTATCTGTTAGGTTTGCTAGAAAAAGGGTTGCTAACTTTACCTTTAAGCGTGGTAGAGATGGGCGCGCATGGGGGGGAATTGCTAGGCGATGTGCTTTCTTTCTTGCGGGCTTTGAGTCAAGGTGTTTTAGAACAAGTGGAGTTTGTGAGTGTAGAGCCTTTAGAGGAATTAAGGACACTGCAACAAAAACGGCTCGCACAAATGGGAAGCAACTTACGCTGTGTGGCTAGCCCCCTAGATTTGAACATCCCCCCCACACAGAGCGTGTTTATTTACAATAACGAACTTTGGGATAGTTTTCCATGCGAGCTGGTGCGCCCGGGCGCACAACTCTTTGTAGATGCCCACTTTAAACCCTTTTGGCATGAAGCTTCTTACACCCAAGAGGGTTGCATGCCACATTGGGAGGCCTGTATCTCTGCTTTGCTAAATGCCCTAGAAAAAACTAAGGCATGGGTGTTAGTCAGCTTTGATTATGGGCAGTATGGAGCTCGTGATGCGATTGATTTGCGCGGGTATTTTCAACACCGCGTTTTTGATTTTGAGGAGATTTTAAGCAATCTCAACGAGCTTTATCAAAAAATTGATCTCACTTACGATGTGGATTTTCAGCGATTAGAATCCTTAATCAACCAGCAGGGCGCACACACTCTATTTTATGGCACACAGAGTCTTGCCCTAGTGCGCATGGGATTGCCCCAATTATTAGAACTCTTTGGGGCGCACATGCCTTTTTCTACTTACCAAAAAGAGGCCTTTAAAGCGCGCGCGCTTTTAGACCCTAGCGCGCTCGGGGAACGCTTTAAAGCTCTCATTAGCGCGAGTTTTACAACAACCTAA
- the htpG gene encoding molecular chaperone HtpG — MGQKHAFQTEINQLLDLMIHSLYSNKEIFLRELISNASDALDKLNFLVLSDEQYKHLDFVPQINLSFDEKAKSITIRDNGIGMSEEELISNLGTIAKSGTKSFLSSLSGDQKKDSSLIGQFGVGFYSSFMVAHQVVVQSKKALSDQAFAWVSDGKGSYEISPCVKENFGTEITVYLKEEESRFASRWEIENIVKKYSEHIPFPIFLNYTESKTEGEGEAQKEVTEEKHSQINSAKAIWRVNKKELKDEDYEEFYKSFAHDNSAPLKWIHTKVEGSLEYSTLFYIPATAPFDLFRVDYQSGVKLYVKRVFITDNDKELLPQYLRFVRGIIDSEDLPLNVSREILQQTKILATIKSASTKKILGEIATLAQDTPTYKKFYEQFGKVLKEGLHSDFENKDKILDLLRFATSKGEDFSSLKEYKERMPETQKSIYYMIGENLDLLKAAPLLEKYAQKGLEVLLMGDEVDSFVIPGVNEYDKTPLKDARAAETLKELELEEVSEAEKQEFNPVVVAFKEALKDEIKDVALSKDLNSVVALVGDAQNAMMENLMRQMGQEVAPKPKTLELNINHTIVQKLKNIEDKSILSDVAHLLFESACLLESGALKNAKDFNQRLHNTIARAL, encoded by the coding sequence ATGGGCCAAAAACACGCCTTTCAGACAGAAATTAATCAACTTTTAGATCTGATGATTCACTCTCTTTATTCCAATAAAGAAATTTTTTTACGCGAGTTGATCTCTAATGCTTCAGACGCGCTAGACAAACTGAATTTTCTTGTCTTGAGTGATGAGCAATATAAACATTTGGATTTTGTGCCTCAAATTAATTTGAGTTTTGATGAAAAGGCCAAGAGTATTACCATTCGCGATAATGGCATTGGTATGTCAGAAGAAGAATTGATCTCAAATTTGGGCACGATTGCTAAATCTGGCACAAAGAGTTTTCTCTCTAGCTTAAGCGGGGATCAGAAAAAAGATAGCAGCTTGATTGGACAATTTGGGGTGGGGTTTTATTCTAGTTTTATGGTTGCGCATCAGGTGGTGGTGCAGAGCAAGAAAGCCTTGAGCGATCAGGCTTTTGCGTGGGTGAGCGATGGCAAGGGCTCTTATGAAATTAGTCCCTGTGTTAAGGAAAACTTTGGCACAGAGATCACTGTGTATCTCAAAGAGGAGGAGAGCCGTTTTGCTAGCCGCTGGGAGATTGAGAATATTGTAAAAAAATACTCTGAGCATATCCCTTTTCCCATCTTTTTAAATTACACAGAGAGCAAAACAGAGGGCGAGGGCGAGGCGCAAAAAGAAGTTACAGAAGAAAAACACAGCCAAATTAACAGCGCGAAAGCCATTTGGCGCGTCAATAAAAAAGAGCTCAAAGATGAGGATTATGAAGAGTTTTATAAGAGCTTTGCCCATGATAATAGCGCGCCCTTGAAGTGGATTCACACCAAAGTTGAGGGCAGTTTAGAATACTCCACTCTCTTTTACATTCCCGCCACAGCCCCCTTTGATTTATTCCGCGTAGATTACCAGTCTGGGGTGAAGCTCTATGTCAAGCGGGTTTTTATTACCGACAATGATAAAGAATTATTACCCCAATACTTGCGCTTTGTGCGTGGGATCATCGATAGCGAGGATTTGCCCTTGAATGTGAGCCGTGAGATTTTGCAACAAACAAAAATCCTAGCCACTATCAAGAGCGCGTCCACCAAAAAGATTTTAGGCGAAATCGCCACTCTGGCTCAAGACACACCAACCTACAAAAAATTCTATGAACAATTTGGCAAAGTGCTCAAAGAGGGCTTGCATAGCGATTTTGAGAATAAGGATAAAATCTTAGACCTCTTGCGTTTTGCTACCTCTAAGGGCGAGGATTTTTCTTCTCTCAAAGAATATAAAGAGCGCATGCCCGAAACACAAAAGAGTATCTATTACATGATTGGAGAAAATTTAGATTTACTCAAAGCCGCCCCTCTTTTGGAAAAATACGCTCAAAAAGGCTTAGAAGTGCTTTTAATGGGCGATGAGGTCGACTCTTTTGTCATTCCGGGTGTGAACGAATATGATAAAACCCCTCTTAAAGACGCGCGCGCCGCTGAGACACTTAAAGAGTTAGAATTAGAGGAAGTGAGCGAGGCGGAAAAACAAGAGTTTAACCCTGTTGTGGTGGCTTTTAAAGAAGCCCTTAAAGATGAGATCAAGGATGTCGCCCTCTCTAAGGATTTAAACTCTGTGGTCGCTTTGGTGGGCGATGCGCAAAATGCGATGATGGAAAATTTAATGCGCCAAATGGGTCAAGAGGTCGCTCCAAAACCCAAAACCCTAGAGCTCAATATCAACCACACCATTGTGCAAAAACTCAAAAACATCGAGGATAAATCTATACTCTCAGATGTGGCGCATCTACTCTTTGAGAGCGCGTGCTTGCTGGAGAGTGGTGCACTCAAGAACGCTAAAGACTTCAACCAAAGACTCCATAACACCATCGCGCGCGCCCTTTGA
- a CDS encoding formyltransferase family protein, protein MFQVEWQKKLSALLEKSACLHLGVLFSGNGSNMQNLIEVFNGQSFWHPASQQHIVLKVKICVSSRPKAYGITRCAQLKMPCVVCQEEESLIQALRGCDLILLAGYMKILSARFVQSFPTINIHPSFLPHHKGKDAILKSFESQEGMGVSVHWVDAQVDHGPLILQETLQRLPEDSLEDFTQRVHALEQRLYPQALLQALGLEA, encoded by the coding sequence GTGTTTCAAGTGGAGTGGCAAAAAAAATTGTCTGCTTTGTTGGAAAAATCAGCCTGCCTGCATTTAGGCGTTTTATTTAGTGGCAATGGCTCTAACATGCAAAACCTTATTGAGGTTTTTAATGGGCAAAGCTTTTGGCATCCTGCGAGCCAGCAACATATCGTTTTAAAAGTTAAAATATGCGTGAGTAGTCGCCCTAAGGCTTATGGTATCACTCGTTGCGCTCAATTAAAAATGCCCTGTGTGGTGTGCCAAGAGGAAGAGAGCTTAATCCAAGCCCTGCGAGGTTGCGATCTCATCTTGCTAGCAGGTTATATGAAAATTTTGAGCGCGCGCTTTGTGCAGAGTTTCCCCACTATCAATATCCACCCCTCTTTTTTACCCCACCACAAGGGCAAGGATGCGATTTTAAAGAGCTTTGAGAGCCAAGAGGGCATGGGAGTGAGTGTGCACTGGGTGGACGCACAAGTTGATCACGGACCTCTTATTCTCCAAGAAACCCTGCAAAGACTGCCTGAGGATTCTTTAGAAGATTTTACTCAAAGAGTGCACGCCCTAGAGCAACGCCTCTATCCTCAAGCGCTTTTGCAGGCGTTAGGGCTTGAAGCTTGA
- a CDS encoding cation:proton antiporter: MSDFLILATIAPLVVLAPYVSNLIKMPVAVLEILFGVLGAYVGLFAPNHSFDLMAEVGFLFLMFLCGMEVDLYMLKQLNKVLLKRILIYFGVLYTLSSAITLGFKLPALYIIILPIVSLGMIMTLVRDYGKEVPWLDLVLKVGVFGELTSIILLVIVDGIYLHGLSLELSKTLGILLAFMVAISALVQIFKILFWWFPRLKLFIMPPNNQANQDIRFTIMMFFGLVVIVGWLKLELVLGAFLAGTIVSTFFPHKHELFNKLNDVGFGFFVPLFFVHVGSTLNLKIIIANPTLISHACAIMCAMLVLHMSASFTLFRDYFNPKNTALFALSASMPLTFLITAASVGLSVGAIDQNTYYSLVMAAIFEGILFTSAIKFFNRSKVAKMSA, encoded by the coding sequence TTGAGCGATTTTTTAATTCTAGCGACCATTGCCCCGCTCGTGGTACTTGCCCCCTATGTGAGTAATTTGATTAAAATGCCCGTGGCGGTGCTAGAAATTCTCTTTGGTGTGTTGGGGGCGTATGTGGGCTTATTTGCCCCCAACCATAGTTTTGATTTGATGGCTGAAGTGGGGTTTTTGTTTTTGATGTTTTTATGCGGCATGGAAGTGGACTTATACATGCTCAAACAGCTCAATAAGGTTTTACTAAAGCGCATTTTGATCTATTTTGGCGTTCTCTACACCCTCTCATCTGCGATCACTCTTGGTTTCAAACTCCCCGCTCTCTATATCATCATCTTACCCATTGTGAGCTTGGGGATGATCATGACTTTGGTGCGCGATTATGGAAAAGAGGTCCCTTGGCTAGATTTAGTGCTCAAAGTGGGGGTGTTTGGGGAACTCACCAGTATTATTTTATTAGTCATTGTGGATGGGATTTATTTACATGGACTGAGCCTAGAGCTGAGCAAGACTTTAGGCATTCTTTTGGCTTTCATGGTTGCCATTAGCGCTTTGGTGCAAATCTTTAAAATTCTTTTTTGGTGGTTTCCCCGCTTAAAACTTTTTATCATGCCCCCTAATAACCAAGCCAATCAAGACATTCGCTTCACTATTATGATGTTCTTTGGTTTGGTAGTTATTGTAGGCTGGCTCAAACTAGAATTAGTGCTAGGGGCTTTTTTAGCCGGCACCATTGTCTCTACCTTTTTCCCCCATAAACATGAGCTTTTTAACAAGCTTAATGATGTGGGTTTTGGATTCTTTGTGCCGCTTTTTTTTGTGCATGTGGGCTCGACTCTCAATCTTAAAATCATTATTGCCAATCCTACGCTCATCTCTCATGCCTGCGCTATCATGTGCGCCATGCTTGTCTTGCATATGAGCGCAAGTTTCACGCTTTTTAGAGATTATTTTAATCCCAAAAACACCGCGCTTTTTGCCCTGAGCGCGTCTATGCCTCTAACTTTTCTGATCACAGCGGCTAGTGTGGGCTTAAGCGTAGGGGCGATTGATCAGAACACTTACTATTCTCTTGTGATGGCCGCCATTTTTGAGGGCATACTTTTTACCAGTGCCATTAAATTTTTTAACCGCTCTAAAGTGGCTAAAATGTCAGCTTAA